One window of Amaranthus tricolor cultivar Red isolate AtriRed21 chromosome 13, ASM2621246v1, whole genome shotgun sequence genomic DNA carries:
- the LOC130798543 gene encoding lysine-specific demethylase JMJ31: MEESLRVKEFEQIISTEEFDSQIEPLNIPAVFRGCVKDSKAFRNWNPSNGGLDYLQERGQSAIVEVMLSRSAPIFYGDIRSHDRVPLPFSSFIEFCKRILSKGDRPDESETLQSVVPDADMCNLLTNDREQIYLAQVPILNKESEQRAQLESLQDDIKIPSFLGSKKLSSINFWMNNVESRSSTHYDPHHNILCVVAGCKQVVLWPPSSGPFLYPMPIYGEASNHSAVALDSPDFSLYPRFEHANDYSQKVVLQAGDGLLIPEGWFHQVDSDQLTIAVNFWWRSDVTSSMPEHMDAYYLRIILRRLIDKEMNQMLHNTRNASFAKMRSCGSEARAPDNGKADGQGNSVHQNHENKLDLNIQLQDLCPPALQALHEIVSLIHEGVNAPNQQCSSTSHTRVISNFDHNNTGIMKSFTLNADIQQDQFTSTSDSGVVSDKDSKNLVIANFYRLEDDSIANIIWNLEPLDLVAAFLAMVHSFPRTLEALMLHMLSPVGAEVLTRKFDELDRQLTEEDRNKFYQRFYSIFDDQFAIMDAILKGKEEFALQAFKNILQLYMGVTLSGPSYKI; this comes from the exons ATGGAGGAATCACTGCGAGTTAAAGAATTTGAACAAATTATTTCCACTGAAGAATTCGATTCTCAAATTGAACCTCTTAACATTCCCGca GTTTTCAGAGGATGTGTTAAGGACTCAAAAGCTTTCAGGAATTGGAATCCCTCAAATGGCGGTCTTGATTATCTCCAG GAACGAGGACAATCAGCTATTGTGGAGGTTATGCTATCGAGATCAGCGCCCATTTTCTATGGTGATATCAGAAGCCATGATAGG GTTCCATTGCCGTTTTCTTCGTTCATTGAGTTTTGTAAGAGGATTCTGAGCAAAGGTGATAGACCTGATGAGTCAGAGACACTGCAGAGTGTGGTACCGGATGCTGACATGTGTAATTTGTTAACAAATGATCGTGAGCAGATTTATTTAGCGCAG GTTCCAATCTTGAACAAGGAGAGCGAACAAAGGGCACAATTAGAAAGTTTACAAGACGATATTAAAATT CCTTCTTTCTTGGGATCAAAAAAGTTATCTTCTATCAATTTTTGGATGAATAATGTTGAGTCTAGATCGAGTACTCATTACGATCCACACCATAATATTTTATGCGTAGTTGCTGGCTGCAAACAAG TTGTTTTATGGCCACCATCTTCGGGTCCCTTTTTATATCCTATGCCAATTTACGGAGAGGCCTCTAATCATAG CGCAGTTGCCCTCGATTCTCCTGATTTTTCACTTTACCCGAGATTCGAACATGCGAATGACTACTCCCAGAAAGTTGTTCTTCAAGCAGGTGATGGGCTCCTTATCCCTGAAGGCTG GTTCCATCAAGTTGATAGTGATCAGTTGACCATTGCTGTTAACTTTTGGTGGAGATCCGACGTGACGTCTAGCATGCCAGAGCACATGGATGCATATTATTTACGTATAATATTGAGAAG ATTAATCGACAAGGAGATG AATCAGATGTTGCACAATACTCGGAATGCAAGTTTTGCTAAAATGAGATCCTGCGGTAGTGAGGCACGGGCACCTGACAATGGAAAAGCAG ATGGTCAAGGAAATAGTGTGCACCAGAATCATGAAAATAAGCTTGATCTGAACATTCAACTTCAAGATTTATGCCCCCCAGCACTTCAAGCTCTTCATGAAATTGTTTCTCTCATCCATGAAGGGGTCAATGCACCCAATCAACAATGCAGTTCAACAAGTCATACTAGAGTTATCTCTAATTTCGACCACAACAACACAGGGATAATGAAGTCCTTTACCCTCAACGCTGACATTCAACAAGATCAATTCACTTCGACCAGTGATTCTGGAGTTGTATCAGACAAAGACTCAAAGAATCTGGTGATAGCTAACTTCTATCGCCTCGAAGATGATTCCATTGCCAATATTATCTGGAATCTTGAACCACTTGATCTTGTGGCTGCCTTTTTGGCAATGGTG CACAGCTTCCCGAGAACGTTAGAGGCATTGATGTTACACATGCTTTCTCCCGTGGGGGCTGAAGTCCTTACACGAAAATTTGATGAGTTGGATCGGCAGCTGACTGAAGAAGATCG GAACAAATTTTATCAGAGGTTCTATAGTATTTTTGATGATCAATTTGCTATAATGGATGCGATCTTGAAAGGAAAGGAGGAATTTGCACTCCAG GCTTTTAAGAACATTTTGCAGCTATACATGGGAGTGACGCTTAGTGGGCCCAGTTACAAAATCTGA